In Ktedonobacterales bacterium, the following proteins share a genomic window:
- a CDS encoding DUF6306 domain-containing protein, producing MDDLIRALNKLLEAERAGVEALVDLTRMSADVLEREMLQRIGGEEAWACASLRGQIEALGGMPSRQIGPLLTQLRARDHFAARLRLFAQQQQAVLENLKTLLEDQQLPEEVRELLAELYRIHAPNIAWCEQRAAAFGMREGQQENTSLSHAAERRPSPEGREVPYRSRNKRQTDFKSRRGEASRAEDSRRTRLTHSEDDEANQPL from the coding sequence ATGGATGATTTGATTCGCGCGCTGAATAAGCTGCTAGAGGCTGAACGCGCAGGGGTTGAGGCGCTGGTTGATTTGACGAGGATGTCGGCTGATGTGCTGGAGCGCGAGATGTTGCAGCGGATCGGCGGCGAGGAGGCATGGGCCTGCGCCAGTCTGCGTGGACAGATAGAAGCGCTTGGTGGAATGCCCAGCCGCCAGATTGGCCCATTGTTGACGCAGCTACGCGCCCGCGACCATTTCGCGGCGCGCTTGCGTCTGTTCGCTCAACAGCAGCAAGCGGTGCTTGAAAACCTCAAAACCTTACTGGAGGACCAACAACTGCCGGAGGAAGTGCGCGAGTTGCTGGCCGAGTTATATCGCATTCACGCGCCCAATATTGCCTGGTGTGAGCAGCGCGCCGCAGCGTTTGGTATGCGCGAAGGCCAGCAAGAGAATACTTCTTTAAGCCATGCAGCGGAAAGACGCCCTTCACCTGAAGGGCGGGAGGTTCCCTATCGCAGTAGGAATAAAAGGCAGACGGATTTCAAGAGCAGGCGCGGCGAGGCCAGCCGCGCTGAGGATTCTCGCCGCACACGGTTGACTCACAGTGAGGATGATGAAGCCAATCAGCCGCTCTAA